CACGACGCGATCTTCCGCGGCAACAAGCTGCACCACAGCCGCTACGGCACGCACTACATGACCTCCTACCGCAACGTCTGGGAGGACAACGAGACCTGGTACAACCGCGGCGGCCTGGCGCTGATGGAAGTGCGCGACCAGGTCGTGCGCAACAACCGCGCGTGGGGCAACTCCGATCACGGCATCATGCTGCGCACGATCCAGGACGCGGTGATCGAGAACAACATCGTCGCCGGCAACCAGCGCGGCTTCTTCATCTATGACGCCGAATACAACGAGCTGCGCGGTAACCGGATCATCGACAACGTCGTCGGCATCCACCTGTGGGCGGGCTCGAAGAACAACAAGGTCGAGCGCAACGACTTCATCGCCAACCGCGAGCAGATCCGCTACGTCGCCGCGCGCGACATGATCTGGGGCGAGCAGGAAGGCAACCACTGGAGCAACTACCTGGGCTGGGATCGCAACGGCGACGGCATCGGCGACGTCCAGTACGAGGCCAACGACCTCGTCGACCGCCTGACCTGGCGCCATCCGATGATGAAGCTGCTGCTCGGCAGCCCGGCCATCCAGACCCTGCGCATGGTGGCCCAGCAGTTCCCGCTGCTGCGTGCGCCCAGCATCGTGGACCCCAACCCGCGCATGGAACCGAACAACCCTGACTGGAGCCAATGGCGTGGCAGATATTTCCCCCGCTCAGAATGACGCCGGCGCACCGGTGATCGTCGCCCGCGGCGTTCGCAAGCACTACGGCCCCATCCACGCCGTCGATGGCGTGGACCTCGAGGTCCGCAGCGGCGAACTGTTCGGCCTCATCGGCCACAACGGCGCGGGCAAGAGCACCATGTTCAAGATGATGCTGGGGCTGATCCCGCAGACCGCTGGCGAGATCCGCATCGACGGCGCCCCGGTGCCGGGCAGCGACTTCCGCACGGTACGGCGCAAGGTCGGCTACCTGCCCGAGAACGTCGTGCTCTACGACAACCTCACCGGCGCCGAGACGCTGGACTTCTTCGCCCGCCTGAAGGGCGTGTCGCCGGCGAACAACGCCGCGCTGCTCGAGCGCGTCGGCCTGATGCACGCGGCCCGGCGCCGCGTGCGCGAATACTCCAAGGGCATGCGCCAGCGCCTCGGCTTCGCCCAGGCCCTGCTCGGCAAGCCGCGCATCCTGTTTCTCGACGAGCCCACCACCGGCCTCGACCCGGAGGCGATCCGCGGCTTCTACGCCATCCTGCGGCAGTTGAAGAGCGAGGGCGTGACCATGGTGATCACCTCGCACATCCTGGCCGAGATCCAGGAGCGGGTGGACCGGCTGGCGATCATGGCCGCCGGCAAGGTGCAGGCCACCGGCACGGTGCAGGCCCTGCGCGAGCAGATGGACCTGCCGCTGTGGTTCGACGTCCGCGTCGCGCCGGAGGACTTCGAGTCGGTGCGCAACGTGCTCGCCGACCTGCCGGTGGGCGCGGTCGAGGCCCGCGACGGCCACATCGCGGTGCAGTGCGCGCGCGACGCCAAGATGACGGTGATCGCCGCGCTCGCCACCCTCAACGGCAAGGTGCGCGACCTCACGGTGCGCGAGCCTTCCCTCGAAGACGTGTTCTTCGGCTTTTCCGACTGAGAGGCGGACCATGGAGTTTTCGCAAGTCGCCACCATCGCCGGCAAGGAGTTCTGGGACCGCATCCGCAACCGCTGGGTGCTGGCCGTGGCGCTGGTGTTCACCGTGTTCGCGCTGTCGATCGCCTACTTCGGCTCGGCGCAGCAGGGCGCGGTGGGTTTCCGCTCGATCGAGGTCACCATCGCCAGCCTGGTCAGCCTGGTCATCTACCTGATCCCGCTGATCGCGCTGGTGCTGGGCTTCGACGCCATCGTCGGCGAGCGCGAGCGCGGCTCGCTCGACCTGCTGCTGTCGATGCCGATCACCCGCCTCGAGCTGCTGCTCGGCAAGTACCTGGGCCTGGCCGGCGCACTCACCT
This genomic stretch from Thauera sp. GDN1 harbors:
- a CDS encoding nitrous oxide reductase family maturation protein NosD; protein product: MSFIHTFCRLTAALALGAGLAAPAGAATWRVQPGESIQATIDRAAPGDVIEIERARYFGHLLVDKPLTLRGLDRPTIDGELKENTISVKAENVTIEGLIVTNSGGDTLYQHAGVYIYPGSHKAVVRNCDFSYTLFGLWIEKANDVLIENNLITGKRDFDSPKRGNGIQLYNTQRARIIGNNVSFVRDAIYVDVSHDAIFRGNKLHHSRYGTHYMTSYRNVWEDNETWYNRGGLALMEVRDQVVRNNRAWGNSDHGIMLRTIQDAVIENNIVAGNQRGFFIYDAEYNELRGNRIIDNVVGIHLWAGSKNNKVERNDFIANREQIRYVAARDMIWGEQEGNHWSNYLGWDRNGDGIGDVQYEANDLVDRLTWRHPMMKLLLGSPAIQTLRMVAQQFPLLRAPSIVDPNPRMEPNNPDWSQWRGRYFPRSE
- a CDS encoding ABC transporter ATP-binding protein, whose protein sequence is MADISPAQNDAGAPVIVARGVRKHYGPIHAVDGVDLEVRSGELFGLIGHNGAGKSTMFKMMLGLIPQTAGEIRIDGAPVPGSDFRTVRRKVGYLPENVVLYDNLTGAETLDFFARLKGVSPANNAALLERVGLMHAARRRVREYSKGMRQRLGFAQALLGKPRILFLDEPTTGLDPEAIRGFYAILRQLKSEGVTMVITSHILAEIQERVDRLAIMAAGKVQATGTVQALREQMDLPLWFDVRVAPEDFESVRNVLADLPVGAVEARDGHIAVQCARDAKMTVIAALATLNGKVRDLTVREPSLEDVFFGFSD